The window GCTTATCTCGCCGTACTGCGCTTTATTGGGTACATAGTCGAGATCGCAGGCAGGATCGGGATTATCAAGATTGATGGTGGGGGGATAGAAACCTTCCCTGATTGCAAGCACGCATGATACGGCCTCGATACCGCCTGAACCCGCGACACAGTGGCCTGTCATGCTCTTGATGCTCGAAACTTTCATCTTCTGTGCATGATCCCCAAAGGCATATTTGATCATTTTGGTTTCGGTAGGATCGTTTATTTCGGTGGAAGTACCGTGGGCGTTGTAATACTGCACTTCTTCGGGTTTTAATTCCGCATCCTGCAAGGCCATTTTGATGGCCCTGCCGCCGCCGATTCCTGACGGCTCCGGGGAGGTGATGTGATAGGCATCGCAGGAAGCGCCGTAGCCTGCCAATTCGGCGAGTATTTTTGCGCCCCGTTTTTTGGCGTGTTCTTCGCTTTCAAGTACCAGAACGCCTGCGCCTTCGCCCAGCACAAAACCGTCCCGGTCAGCGTCAAAGGGACGTGAAGCTTTTGCCGGATCATTGCAGCGTTTGGTGGAAAGGGCTTTGAGCATCTGGAAGCCGCCTATGGAAAATTGGGTTATGCAGGCTTCGGAACCGCCCGAGACGACCACCTCGCAGCGGCCTGAGCGTATGAGGTCCAGGGCCTGGCCCAAGGCATCGGTGCCTGATGCGCAGGCTGTAACCTGGGTAAAGGCGGGGCCTTCGAGGCCGTAGAGGATAGCGATGTTAGCCGCAGCTTCGTTGTTGATCATCAGGGGAACGGTGAGAGGGAGCATGCGTTTAGGACCTATGTCGAAAAGCTTGCGGAATGATTCGGTTACAATTTCGAATCCCCCTATGCCGTTTCCTATTACAATTCCTGCTGATTCAGGAACGCACTTAATCTTTTTTTTGCCATCTTCACCTGCTTCTCCCAGAAGGCCGGCCTGTTCCAGGGCTTCGGTTGCGGCTGCTGCCGCGAACTGGGTAAAGCGCGCCATTTTGCGGGCAGCTCTGTTGTCGAACCATTTGGAGGCTTCAAAATCTTTTACTTCTCCCGCTATGGTTACATCAAAACCAGTGGTGTCAAACTGGGTAATCTTTCCGATTCCGCTTTTGCCTTCTTTTAATGCGGCGGAAAATTCTTCCACCGATTTTCCTATGGGGGAGATAACCCCCATACCGGTTACTACAACTTTCTTTTTCATTTTGTCCTCCGCTTATATAAACATGCCGCCGTCCACGGCAATTATCTGTCCGGTTATGTATGATGATGAAGCCGATGCCAGGAAAAGCGCAGCCTCCGCAATGTCTTCGGGCTGCCCTATGCGCTTGAGGGGGATGTGTTCGATGGTTTTTTCTTTGGCCTCGGCAGCCATGGCATTGGTCATGTCCGAGGCAATGAAGCCGGGAGCAATGGCATTGACTCTGACGCCGCGGCTTGCAACTTCCTGGGCAAGGCTTTTGGTGAGACCTATGAGACCTGCCTTGCTGGCCGAGTAATTTGCCTGTCCGCCGTTTCCGTGTATGCCCACCACGCTGGACATGTTGATAATGGAGCCGGCCCTCCTGCGTATCATATCCCGGCCTATGGTGCGGGATATGAGGAAGGCGGCAGTAAGGTTTACATCCAATACTTTTTGGAAATCATCAAGGGTCATCCTGAAAGAAAGATTGTCCCTTGTAATGCCCGCGTTGTTTACCAGAATGTCGAAACCTCCTGATTCTTTTAGCAGTGATTCTGCGAGTTTTTCCGTTGCCGCAAGATCTCCGAGATCCGCGCTGACCCAGTGGAGCCTGCCTGAAGCTTTTTCTATACGCTCACCCATATCCTCTGGTTCTTTGGTTCCTATCCCCCAGACTTCAGCGCCTGCCGCAATAAAACGATCCGCTATGGCCCTGCCAATACCCCTTGAGGCTCCGGTTACCAGTGCTTTTTTATCCTGTAATTCCATTACATATATCTCCTGCTGTTATGCCAATAGTTTTTCTAAATCAATCAATGTCCCCGCAGCCAGGCAGGGGAGGGCGCTTCCCGAATCTTTCCAGAGGCCCTGCAGTACTTTGCCCGGCCCTGCTTCAAGGCACACATCGAAACCTTCGGCTGATTGTATTGCCGCCTCCTCATCCGTCCACCTCACCGGGGACGTGATCTGTGCCAGGGCCAGCTTCCGCGCTTCTTCGCCGGAGCTTACAGGTTTTCCTGACACATTGGAGTAGAGGGGCAGCACCGGGTTATTGAACCGGGCCTTTTCCAAAAATGGCCTGAAAGCTTCCGCCGCATCGGCAATGAGGGGCGAATGGAAAGGCCCTGCCACCGCAAGGGGGATAACCCGCTTGCAGCCCGCTTCGATAAAACGCCTGGCGCTTTCGGCAAGAGCTTCGGCAGTGCCTGAAACCACAGTCTGCCGGGACGAATTGATATTGGCGGCAAAGAGCTTGTCGAAGGGGGCGCCTTCTTTTTTCCATTCGGCGATGAGGCCTTCAACTTGATCGGGCGCAAGGCCGATTACGGCAGCCATACCCGGCGCCGAGCCTGAACCGGCATCTGCCTTTATCCTGTCTGCCGAAGCCTGCATGGCTTTTCCGCGTTCTGCTGCCAACAGGAAACAATCTTCTTCGCTGAGCACGCCGGCTGCGGCCAGGGCCGCATATTCCCCAAGGCTGAAGCCTGCAACGCCTGAGGGTTTGATGCCTTTTTCGGCTAGCCAAGCGGCAGCGGCCAGGTTGGCCAGGGTTATGGCGGGCTGGGAAATATCGGTCCGCTTCAAGGTTTCCGCGTCTGAATTTTTAAGGAGGGATTTCATATCCCTACCGGTTATGGAAGAGGCAAGAGCAAAGAGCTTTTGGGCGGCGGGGCTTGATTCGAGTATATCCAAGGCCATGCCTGGATACTGGGCGCCCTGGCCGGGGAATAAAAGAAACGCTCTGGATATCATGATTCTATTATGACAAAATATAAGAAAATGTCAAGATAAAAATTCACCATACGATGAGGTTTCCTCCATATGTGAGGCCCGCGCCGAAGCCGACAGTCATGATGATATCGCCTTTCTTGAGCCGTCCGCTGCGATTAAGCTCGTCACAGGCAATGGGAATGGAAGCCGAGGAAGTATTGGCATATTCTTCTATATTAAGGAAGAACTTTTCTTCCGGGATTCTAAGTCGTTTGGCTGCTGCCTGGACAATGCGGGCATTGGCCTGGTGGGGGACTATATAGGCGAGATCTTCCACCCCGAGGCCTTCAAGCTTGAGCAGCCTGTCAATGGTATCGGTGATGGCCTTTACGGCAAACTGGTAGACCGCCTGCCCATTCATGTCCAGGTGGGGGGGCACATCCACGATTTCGCCTGTTTTGTAGGGGTTTCGGGTGCCGCCCCGTTCTATGGTCAGGTCGGCCGCGCCTGAACCATCCGCAGCCAGGATGGAGCGGAAGATTCCCCTCTTCCCGACGCCCGCCATGGGGGCTTGGGTTTTTTCAAGCACAAAGGCGCCCGCGCCGTCCCCGAAAAGCACGCAACTTCCCCTGTCGGTCCAGTCAGTTACCTTGGTGAGGATTTCGGCGCCTATTACTAAGGCGCGCTTCCTGTTGGGGTTAATGTCCAAGAGGCCGGCGGCAGTTTCGAGGCCGTAGATGAAGCCGGTGCAGCCTGCAACAATATCCATGGCCGCGGCCTGCCTGGCGCCGAGCTTGTCCTGGATTATACAGGCAGTCGAAGGGCAGCCCAGGTGATCCGGGGTGGCTGTGGTGACTATTATGAGGTCTAGGGAGAGGATTGCTTCCTCTGGGCTGATTTTCCAGGCGGCCGCAGCCATGGAAAGGGCGTTTTTGGCGGCTTCCAGCCCAAGGTCGCTTGCAGCCGTGCTTTCGTCTGCTATGTGCCTGGCAGCTATACCGGTATGGGATCTAATCCATTCGTCGCTAGTATCCATCTTCGCTGCCAAATCGTCGTTTGTTACCCTGTTTGGGGGAACAGCTTTTCCGGTCCCTGTTATCTCTATTGCCATGAACAGTCCTTTATAATGACAAAATTCGTATTTTTGTCATTATAACAAAATATAAGAATTTGTCAACTTCGTTCTTTCGACCCTGGAGATGCCTGAAGGTTGCGATGTACCAAAGTTTTGTGCTATATTTAGTATATGAAAAGAACCTTTCCCTTAAGGCGCTTCCTCATGGCTTTTGCAGTTTTTGGCGCTTTGGCCCTTCCTTTGGAGGCTCAAGGTTTCTTTAGCCGGCTGACCTGGGCGGCGGAAGGGTCGGTGCTCTTTTTCCCCGAGGATAACGGCATGCATTCCGACCCCATGCCCGTGCTTCCCAGCCCCGGGGTTGCGGTTTCCTATCCCTTGCCCGGGCCCATGCATCTTGAACTTACCCTGGATCTCTACTTTACCCATTATGGCTATGATTTTGACCTTGACCGGGCTGTCCCCTATGCTATCGAAAACCGATCTTCCTTTGTGCTGGGTTCGGTCCTGGGGCTGCAGGCCATGGCCCTTTTCGATATTGGCTCCAGAATTGATGTACGGGCTTATGGCGGTTTTGCCGCGGATCTCAGGATTGTGCTTTTGGCGGAAGACCTCAATTCTTCGGATTTTACGGGCGTCCCGCAATCAGATCCCCAGATACAAACTGACGCGGTGCGGGATTACTTCTGGTCGTCAGGGCGCTGGCTTCTTCCGGTCATAGGCGGGGGCATGGATTTTGATCTCAATTCAAAATTGAAGCTTGGCCTTGATCTCCGGGTCTGGTTCCCCTTGTACAAAGTGTGGACTGCGGAGAATCTTCCGGCTGTTGAAGGCTGGCGTTTCGGAATAGGGGCGCGGATCACATTTAGAAGGAATAGCGCAGTTCAGGCTGTGGACGCACCATGAATAATGGCTTATGATAGGATATGATTGGTTTCCTTATAAAGAAGAATTTTTTCGATCTCTGGGATAATCTTTTCAGGGTGGCCCTGTTGAACCTGGGCTTCATTGCATCCATGGCAATCCCGGTGTTTCTTCCTACCCTTTTGGCAGGGGTTCCGGTTTTAGGGCTGGGGGTTCTTTTCATCGGCATACTTTGGTGCTTTGTGTATCTTTCTGCTGCTGCCCTCTGCGTGAAATCCATTTCAGACTATGGCGCTTTCGGGTTTGCCGATTTTTTTGCCAGTTTAAAGATCATCTGGCCATTAGGATTGATTGCAGGGGCACTGGTGTTTGTCTGCTATCTTCTTATTACCATGGTGATTCCCTTTTATTTGGCCATGAATTCCATGGTTGGCCTTCTTTTGGCAGCGGTGATTTTCTGGACTTTAGTGGTAGGGGCTTTATCGCTTCAATTTTTCTTTGCTGTACGATCAAGGCTCGATACGAAAATCACCAAGATCATAAAGAAGTGTTTTATCATCTTTTTTGACAACCCCGGTTTTGCGTTGTTCGTCTTTCTTTCCACTATATTAATGCTCGCGATTTCGGTTTTTCTGGCCTTCCTCTTTCCGGGGCCTGCGGGGATACTCCTCTATCAGGATGAGGCTTTACGGCTCCGCCTCTTCAAATACGATTGGCTCGAGGCTAACCCCGAAGCCAACCGCAAGCAGATTCCCTGGGACGCTATTCTGATTGATGAGAGGGAGAGGACGGGGACACGCAGCCTTAAGAGCTTTATTTTCCCCTGGAAGGACTAGCCGCCAAAACCTTTTGCCAATGAAAACGGACGGTTTTACTTCTCGTGAGTCCCTATGGGGCTGTGGGGGCATCTCATGCCGGAAGAGGTAGAGCCGCAGTAGATGCATTTGTTGGCGCCGTGGCCGTGGACATGCTTCCGGGTGGGTGTCTGAAGGCAGCCGTTTCCATAGGAGGAGGAGCCGCAGTAGATGCAGCGCCTTTCGTCGTTGTTATGCTGGTGAAGGCCCGAGACGCTGCCTGGGCAGCCTGGACCGTATGCTGTGGAGCCGCAAAATGAACATTTTGATGGCATAATTTTCCCCTTCAAACTAAAATCGGCAAAAGTTACGCTTCTGCTATATTATTATCGGAAACCTCCAGGATTTTCCTGAGCATTGTTTCCATTCTGCCTAGCAAAACTTATTTTACCCCTAGTCCGAGGCATGCCGCAACCCCCCTTTCAAGGCCAGGTATATGGTTGTGTATGGGGACATTCACATTTTTAGTATTTCCATCAAGGAAGCGCAGGGCAAGGGCCGTGGAGCCTCCGCCATCCAGGTTGAGTCCGTCTCGGGCTCCGAATTTTTGGAGGATCAGGGCAAGTTCAGCTTCGGTTATACCCCTGCTTCCGGGGCGCCTGCCGTCTACCGCAAGGAGATAGAGGTATTGGTTCGAGACAGCTACGGCGCTGCGGGGATGTCTGGGCGGGTTATCCTGGGCAAGGACCCTGTCTACGGGGCGGCTGTCCTTAAGGACAATGCCGAAGCCGCCTACGGCATTTTCAATTTCTTCTATATTGATGATTTTATCGATGATTTCAGACTGGGGGATAATGGCAGCCTTGTTGTTTTTATAAAAGACAAGGGCGTCGTAGGAGGGATGGGGCCGGGCTATGAGCTTTCCTCCTGATATGACGATGCCGATGTTGGCGCGCTCTTCCCCCTGCCTGCCCGAAACGGGGTCGAAGGGGGTGGCGTTGATTGCGGCAAGGCTATTGGTGGTTTCCGCGAAAGCGGAGACATGGGTGCTGATGTTTGCGTCGCTGACTATTATTTTGAGGCGGGGGTCGCTGAGGTCCGCCCGTATGGCCCAGAGTTCTATTTTGGGGTTGTCGAGACGGGCTTCGAAATAGCCCAGGGCAGGGGCATGCCCCGCTGGGAGATTGAAAGCCAAGGGCCGCCAAAGGGGGGTGAGATCTTTTATGGCGTCCTGCCTGGCTTGGGTTTTTTCTTTTGCCCCGGAAACCGGGGAGATGGTGGTGCAGGCAAAAAAAAGCGGCAGGATAAAGAATAAAATCAGTATCCGCCGCATTTTTTGGTGTGGTAAACGACTAATAATCGTTCTTGCCCTTCCGGGATTTCTTCATGAGTTTCCGCGCAATCGCTTTCTTTTTCCGATTGAGGATTGTGGAGGGCTTTTCGTAGTATTCCCGCTTTTTGAATTCACGGATGATGCCTTCTTTTTCGACCATCCGCTTAAAACGTTTAATGGCTTTTTCCAGCATCTCGTTATCATCTACGATGATATGAGCCAAATGTAATCACCTCCCTTCCTGTTTCGGTAAGCGTTGAATCTTTCATATTAGTAAGCTATCAGTTTACTCAAAATCTCATCTTTGTCAAGAATGGCTCTGGACACAAGGGCATCGGGGTCGGTGTTTTCCCCTGCTGCCCGTACCTCCCAGTGGAGATGGGGGCCTGTGGCAAGCCCTGTGGCGCCCGAAAGCCCCAGGAGCAGTCCCGCACCCGCCATTTGGCCCTCGACTACGGCTATGGAATCCAGGTGATAGTAGAGAGAATAGACCCCGGGCATATGCTCGAGAACCACCGAATTCCCGGTAACGATGCGGGGTCGGGCAAGGACCACCTTGCCCATGGCGCAAGCCCTTACCTCTGTCCCCTTGGGGACCCCGTAATCAACGCCCGCGTGTATGGATGTGTCAGTGTTCCCCGTAACATAGCGGAAGACCCTGCGATCCCCGAAAAAGCTGGTGCGCCGCGTGGAAGCAACCGGGGGGAGAAAGGGACCGTTGGTATAGATGTCAGTTCCTGTGCGGTAGAGTATGGCCGAGAGCTGTTCGGATTCGGTGACTTTTTGAGGGTCAGGGGCAGTGCGTATATCGGTGTTTCCCTGATCGAGGTCTATGGTCTCTGCAACAAAATCGCGTTTTTCCACCATGAGGGGGAGATCCTGTATGATGCGATTTGCAGCTTCTATCCTTATGGTCAAAGGGCCCGGCTCTACAGTGGAGGGGACGCCCAATATGGCGGTTTTAATTTCCTGCCCCTGGCTGTCCTGAGCGAAACTGAAGAAAGGCGCCTTGAGGATACGTTTCCCTTTGGTGTCCAGCAGCACCGCCTGGAAGTCTTTGCTTCCGGGGCCTGTAAAAGAGTCGGCATAGGCTATAGTTACAGGATCGCCGGGCCTTAAGCTTGCAGGGATCACTGCGTAGCGGGGGCTGCTCGGAATTTCGGGCTTTGCAGGGGGGATAGAAACCTGCACCGGGTCGGCGGGGAAATGTATGCGGGGCAGTTCGGGGATTGGAGGGACCGCAGGGCGGGTTTGGGTCGATTTGGCCGGCAATTCGGGATTTTTCTCCCGGGCAGGCTCGGCCTGGGCAGTGAATGGGTTTGCCAGCAGTAATGCGCTTAATAGTAACAGTAATACTACTAATGTTTTGCAGTGCCACGATTTTAGTTTTTTCAATTTTTTGTTTCCGAACGTTTTAAGTCTGTTACTGTCATTTCAGGGGTTTCTATGCCCTTGAAAAAATTTCGGCTTACGCTGAATATCAAATCAACGGTATCCCCGGTGTCGAATTCCCTTTTTACTTTATCCGCAGCGTTCCAGTACTTGGCCGGCCACTTGTACTTTCCCGCATCCAGGGTGAGCTTGACATGTTTTGCTTCCGGCTTGCCCATGAAGTGAAGGTCGGATACGCGGAGCCCTTTGGCAAGGAAATTCAAGGGCCGGTTTTCTTCCCCATAAGGTTCAAAACGATCCACGGTTTTGAGTATGTCGGCATTGAGGTAGTTAAGCGGAAGCTCGGCATCCACTGTTATGGCGCTTTCATTTTTGCTGTCGCCGAATTCCATATTGAGGGCAATGTTTTTTAGCCGCTCGAGGAAGCTGTTCCAGTTAGCCATGGCTTCGCCTGTTTCCATGCTGAACCCTGCCGCGTAGTCATGGCCGCCCCAGTCGAGGAAGAGATCCTCGCAGGGCTCCAAAAGGAAACGGAGATCGTAATTCCCGGGGGATCTAAGCGAGCCCGTGGCAAGGCCGTCCTTCCCGAAGGAGACTACCAGGGCGGGCACTTTGAACTGCCCCACCAGGCGGTTTGCCATGATGCCGGTAACACCCCGGGGAAGATCTTCGCCAAAGGCAAAGGCCAGCTTGCTGTCAAAATTTTCCAGGTTCTCCCTGGCCCTGGGTTCAACCAAAGCCCAGCTTTCTTCGCCCATTTTTTTGCGGTCCTCGTTCATGGATACAAGATCGGCGGCAAGGCGATCCCTCACAGAGGGATCTTTTTCGAGGAACAAGGCTGCCCCCTTTTCAGGGCTTCCCATGCGGCCGGCGGCATTGATGGCAGGACAGAGGAGCC is drawn from Leadbettera azotonutricia ZAS-9 and contains these coding sequences:
- a CDS encoding ACP S-malonyltransferase, with translation MISRAFLLFPGQGAQYPGMALDILESSPAAQKLFALASSITGRDMKSLLKNSDAETLKRTDISQPAITLANLAAAAWLAEKGIKPSGVAGFSLGEYAALAAAGVLSEEDCFLLAAERGKAMQASADRIKADAGSGSAPGMAAVIGLAPDQVEGLIAEWKKEGAPFDKLFAANINSSRQTVVSGTAEALAESARRFIEAGCKRVIPLAVAGPFHSPLIADAAEAFRPFLEKARFNNPVLPLYSNVSGKPVSSGEEARKLALAQITSPVRWTDEEAAIQSAEGFDVCLEAGPGKVLQGLWKDSGSALPCLAAGTLIDLEKLLA
- a CDS encoding phosphodiester glycosidase family protein — encoded protein: MRRILILFFILPLFFACTTISPVSGAKEKTQARQDAIKDLTPLWRPLAFNLPAGHAPALGYFEARLDNPKIELWAIRADLSDPRLKIIVSDANISTHVSAFAETTNSLAAINATPFDPVSGRQGEERANIGIVISGGKLIARPHPSYDALVFYKNNKAAIIPQSEIIDKIINIEEIENAVGGFGIVLKDSRPVDRVLAQDNPPRHPRSAVAVSNQYLYLLAVDGRRPGSRGITEAELALILQKFGARDGLNLDGGGSTALALRFLDGNTKNVNVPIHNHIPGLERGVAACLGLGVK
- a CDS encoding M23 family metallopeptidase, translated to MKKLKSWHCKTLVVLLLLLSALLLANPFTAQAEPAREKNPELPAKSTQTRPAVPPIPELPRIHFPADPVQVSIPPAKPEIPSSPRYAVIPASLRPGDPVTIAYADSFTGPGSKDFQAVLLDTKGKRILKAPFFSFAQDSQGQEIKTAILGVPSTVEPGPLTIRIEAANRIIQDLPLMVEKRDFVAETIDLDQGNTDIRTAPDPQKVTESEQLSAILYRTGTDIYTNGPFLPPVASTRRTSFFGDRRVFRYVTGNTDTSIHAGVDYGVPKGTEVRACAMGKVVLARPRIVTGNSVVLEHMPGVYSLYYHLDSIAVVEGQMAGAGLLLGLSGATGLATGPHLHWEVRAAGENTDPDALVSRAILDKDEILSKLIAY
- the fabG gene encoding 3-oxoacyl-[acyl-carrier-protein] reductase, giving the protein MELQDKKALVTGASRGIGRAIADRFIAAGAEVWGIGTKEPEDMGERIEKASGRLHWVSADLGDLAATEKLAESLLKESGGFDILVNNAGITRDNLSFRMTLDDFQKVLDVNLTAAFLISRTIGRDMIRRRAGSIINMSSVVGIHGNGGQANYSASKAGLIGLTKSLAQEVASRGVRVNAIAPGFIASDMTNAMAAEAKEKTIEHIPLKRIGQPEDIAEAALFLASASSSYITGQIIAVDGGMFI
- the rpsU gene encoding 30S ribosomal protein S21 codes for the protein MAHIIVDDNEMLEKAIKRFKRMVEKEGIIREFKKREYYEKPSTILNRKKKAIARKLMKKSRKGKNDY
- the fabF gene encoding beta-ketoacyl-ACP synthase II; its protein translation is MKKKVVVTGMGVISPIGKSVEEFSAALKEGKSGIGKITQFDTTGFDVTIAGEVKDFEASKWFDNRAARKMARFTQFAAAAATEALEQAGLLGEAGEDGKKKIKCVPESAGIVIGNGIGGFEIVTESFRKLFDIGPKRMLPLTVPLMINNEAAANIAILYGLEGPAFTQVTACASGTDALGQALDLIRSGRCEVVVSGGSEACITQFSIGGFQMLKALSTKRCNDPAKASRPFDADRDGFVLGEGAGVLVLESEEHAKKRGAKILAELAGYGASCDAYHITSPEPSGIGGGRAIKMALQDAELKPEEVQYYNAHGTSTEINDPTETKMIKYAFGDHAQKMKVSSIKSMTGHCVAGSGGIEAVSCVLAIREGFYPPTINLDNPDPACDLDYVPNKAQYGEISAAASGSLGFGGHNGVVVFKKYSQEGK
- a CDS encoding beta-ketoacyl-ACP synthase III, with the translated sequence MAIEITGTGKAVPPNRVTNDDLAAKMDTSDEWIRSHTGIAARHIADESTAASDLGLEAAKNALSMAAAAWKISPEEAILSLDLIIVTTATPDHLGCPSTACIIQDKLGARQAAAMDIVAGCTGFIYGLETAAGLLDINPNRKRALVIGAEILTKVTDWTDRGSCVLFGDGAGAFVLEKTQAPMAGVGKRGIFRSILAADGSGAADLTIERGGTRNPYKTGEIVDVPPHLDMNGQAVYQFAVKAITDTIDRLLKLEGLGVEDLAYIVPHQANARIVQAAAKRLRIPEEKFFLNIEEYANTSSASIPIACDELNRSGRLKKGDIIMTVGFGAGLTYGGNLIVW